A single window of Rhizobium indicum DNA harbors:
- a CDS encoding LysR family transcriptional regulator — translation MDTLTRIRAFIDVVEAEGFSAAARRTGRSKALLSKYVRELEDELGALLLNRTTRQFSMTEAGHTYYRTASDILKEIDNLADLVRENNAQLKGRLRISVPRTFVDADVGQSLIDFAKENPDLSLEIAADDRFVDLIEEGFDVAIRITKLEDSGMIARKISDFRIHICATPEFLERYPDLDHPSALSSVPFIVDTNARTQASIRFHNPDNTSFAVAVSGPIEVNSPHATLRAALAGIGVAFIPDFIARKPIESGELVTLFNDYTPTDRGIYAVYPHRRYLPAKVRIFVDYLHNWFKKHP, via the coding sequence ATGGATACCTTGACCCGCATACGCGCCTTCATCGATGTCGTCGAGGCCGAAGGCTTCTCCGCCGCGGCACGGCGCACCGGCCGCTCCAAGGCGCTGCTCTCCAAATATGTGCGCGAATTGGAAGACGAGCTCGGCGCCCTGCTGCTCAACCGCACCACCCGGCAGTTCTCGATGACCGAGGCCGGCCATACCTATTACCGTACCGCCTCCGATATTCTGAAGGAGATCGATAACCTCGCCGATCTCGTGCGCGAAAACAATGCACAGCTCAAGGGACGGCTGCGCATCTCGGTGCCGCGCACCTTCGTCGATGCCGATGTCGGCCAGTCGCTGATCGATTTTGCCAAGGAGAACCCCGACCTTTCGCTGGAGATCGCCGCCGACGACCGGTTCGTCGATCTGATCGAGGAAGGCTTCGACGTGGCGATCCGCATCACCAAGCTCGAAGATTCCGGCATGATCGCCCGCAAGATCTCGGATTTCCGCATCCATATCTGCGCCACCCCTGAATTTCTCGAACGTTATCCCGATCTCGATCACCCGTCGGCCCTTTCCAGCGTCCCCTTCATCGTCGATACCAATGCGCGCACCCAGGCGAGCATCCGCTTCCACAATCCTGACAACACCTCGTTTGCCGTCGCCGTTTCCGGACCGATAGAGGTCAACAGCCCGCATGCGACATTACGCGCAGCACTGGCCGGCATCGGCGTAGCCTTCATCCCAGATTTCATCGCCCGCAAGCCGATCGAGAGCGGCGAACTGGTGACCCTTTTCAACGATTACACCCCGACCGACCGCGGCATCTATGCCGTCTACCCGCACCGGCGCTACCTGCCGGCCAAGGTAAGAATCTTCGTCGATTACCTGCACAACTGGTTCAAGAAGCATCCGTAA
- the odc2 gene encoding ornithine/lysine decarboxylase produces MTTQRIRDFLATRRPDGPCLVVDLDVVRDNFHAFRHAMPDSAIYYAVKANPAPEVLKLLAGLGSNFDCASVAEIEMALEAGATAARISYGNTIKKERDVARAHALGVSLFAVDSHEEVEKISRAAPGARVFCRVLTDGEGAEWPLSRKFGCVPQMAVDVLVYAHQLGLQSYGVSFHVGSQMTKVDAWDSALADAKRVFVSLAKQGIHLQMVNMGGGFPTKYLRDVPSAEAYGKSIYQALRTHFGNQIPQTIIEPGRGMVGNAGVIKAEVVLISKKSDNDDARWVFLDIGKFGGLAETMDEAIRYPIRTDHDSDEMEPCVIAGPTCDSADVLYEKNLYPLPISLSIGDEVLIEGTGAYTTTYSAVAFNGFDPLKAYVI; encoded by the coding sequence ATGACCACCCAGCGCATCCGCGACTTTCTCGCAACCCGACGTCCCGACGGTCCCTGCCTCGTGGTTGACCTCGACGTCGTTCGCGACAATTTCCACGCCTTCCGTCACGCCATGCCGGACAGCGCCATCTATTACGCCGTCAAGGCCAACCCGGCCCCGGAAGTGCTGAAGCTGCTCGCAGGCCTCGGCTCCAATTTCGATTGCGCATCCGTTGCCGAAATCGAAATGGCGCTCGAAGCCGGTGCGACCGCCGCCCGCATCTCCTACGGCAACACGATCAAGAAGGAACGTGACGTTGCCCGCGCGCATGCGCTCGGCGTCAGCCTCTTTGCCGTCGACAGCCACGAGGAAGTCGAGAAGATCTCGCGGGCCGCTCCCGGCGCCCGTGTCTTCTGCCGCGTGCTCACGGATGGCGAAGGCGCCGAATGGCCGCTGTCGCGCAAGTTCGGCTGCGTTCCGCAGATGGCTGTCGACGTTCTCGTCTACGCCCATCAGCTTGGCCTGCAGTCCTATGGCGTCTCGTTCCATGTCGGTTCGCAGATGACCAAGGTCGATGCCTGGGATTCGGCGCTTGCCGATGCCAAGCGCGTCTTCGTATCGCTTGCCAAGCAGGGCATCCACCTGCAGATGGTCAACATGGGTGGCGGCTTCCCGACCAAGTACCTGCGTGACGTTCCGTCCGCAGAAGCTTACGGCAAGTCGATCTACCAGGCGCTGCGCACGCATTTCGGCAACCAGATCCCGCAGACGATCATCGAGCCGGGCCGCGGCATGGTCGGCAATGCCGGTGTCATCAAGGCGGAAGTCGTTCTGATTTCGAAGAAGTCGGACAATGACGATGCCCGCTGGGTCTTCCTCGACATCGGCAAGTTCGGCGGTCTCGCCGAGACGATGGACGAAGCCATCCGCTATCCGATCCGCACGGATCACGACAGCGACGAGATGGAGCCCTGCGTCATTGCCGGTCCGACCTGCGATTCGGCCGACGTGCTCTACGAGAAGAACCTCTATCCGCTGCCGATCTCCCTTTCGATCGGCGACGAGGTCCTGATCGAAGGCACCGGCGCCTATACGACGACCTATTCGGCGGTCGCTTTCAACGGTTTCGACCCCTTGAAGGCCTACGTCATCTAA
- a CDS encoding GNAT family N-acetyltransferase — MAAVLDSVRAFFAPTTFAIDAENPSDVVARENLLDRVMGPDRRKKSSEKIRRNRVPAEGLALVARDRDGHVIGTVRLWNIEAGVNDEGTPINALLLGPLAVAPHQGGKGIGSALMRAAILEAKKRGHGAVLLVGDAAYYERFGFFAEKVRHLVMPGPFERSRFLALELTEGWLDGAAGMIVPSGRMLTGAPVRRAA, encoded by the coding sequence ATGGCCGCTGTTCTTGATTCTGTCCGCGCATTCTTTGCGCCCACCACTTTCGCCATCGACGCCGAAAATCCTTCGGATGTCGTTGCGCGTGAAAACCTGCTCGACCGCGTCATGGGCCCGGATCGCCGCAAGAAGTCGTCGGAGAAGATCCGCCGCAACCGCGTTCCGGCCGAGGGCCTTGCGCTCGTGGCGCGCGATCGCGACGGCCATGTCATCGGCACGGTGCGGCTTTGGAACATTGAGGCCGGCGTCAATGACGAAGGCACGCCGATCAATGCGCTGCTGCTCGGACCGCTCGCCGTTGCACCCCATCAGGGCGGCAAGGGCATCGGCTCGGCGCTCATGCGCGCGGCGATCCTTGAAGCGAAGAAGCGCGGGCATGGCGCCGTGCTGCTCGTCGGCGATGCTGCCTATTACGAGCGTTTCGGCTTCTTTGCCGAAAAGGTCCGCCATCTCGTCATGCCGGGTCCGTTCGAACGTTCGCGCTTTCTTGCGCTCGAGCTCACGGAAGGCTGGCTTGACGGCGCGGCCGGCATGATCGTCCCCTCGGGACGCATGCTGACCGGTGCGCCGGTTCGCCGCGCAGCCTAG
- a CDS encoding serine hydrolase domain-containing protein — protein MIRLLSLLLLFCLPLAATGPVAAQSTAPAVGGLGPRLDRAASDPAMRPLKTVIVARDGRVLSERGFHGHSPSESTNIKSASKSIISALVGIAIDKGMLTGPDQKIAPILKADLPLTPDPRINDITIGNLLSMQAGLDRMSGTNYGRWVSSRNWVRFALSQPFVDQPGGEMLYSTASTHLLSAILTKVGRRPTLVLAREWLGPVDGFRIGAWERDPQGIYLGGNQMAMSARSLLAFGELYRNGGKTADGRQIVPADWIAQSWQQRTNSRFSGDEYGYGWFTRQIGGEQVHFAWGYGGQMLYIVPSLDLTVVMTSEESGPSARNGYRDLLHGLLADIIGSVRAA, from the coding sequence ATGATCCGCCTTCTTTCCCTTCTGCTTCTCTTCTGCCTGCCGCTTGCCGCAACGGGGCCGGTGGCTGCCCAGAGCACGGCTCCCGCCGTCGGCGGGCTTGGCCCGCGTCTCGATCGCGCGGCGAGCGACCCGGCGATGAGGCCTCTCAAGACGGTGATTGTCGCTCGCGACGGACGCGTGCTCAGCGAACGTGGGTTCCATGGTCATTCGCCGTCGGAATCGACCAATATCAAATCCGCTTCGAAGTCGATCATCTCGGCGTTGGTCGGTATCGCCATCGACAAAGGCATGCTGACGGGGCCGGATCAGAAGATCGCGCCGATCCTGAAGGCCGATCTCCCTCTAACGCCCGACCCGCGCATCAACGACATCACCATCGGCAATCTTCTCTCCATGCAGGCTGGGCTCGATCGCATGTCGGGGACGAACTACGGCCGCTGGGTCTCCTCGCGCAACTGGGTGCGCTTTGCGCTGTCGCAGCCTTTCGTCGATCAGCCCGGTGGCGAGATGCTCTATTCCACCGCATCCACGCATCTGCTTTCGGCCATTCTCACCAAGGTCGGCCGGCGGCCGACGCTGGTGTTGGCGCGCGAATGGCTCGGCCCGGTCGACGGTTTCCGCATCGGTGCATGGGAGCGCGATCCGCAGGGCATCTATCTCGGTGGCAATCAGATGGCGATGAGCGCCCGGTCCCTGCTTGCCTTCGGCGAACTCTACCGTAACGGCGGCAAGACCGCCGACGGCCGCCAGATCGTACCTGCCGACTGGATCGCCCAGTCGTGGCAGCAGCGCACCAACTCACGCTTCTCCGGCGATGAATATGGCTATGGCTGGTTCACGCGGCAGATCGGCGGCGAGCAGGTGCACTTCGCCTGGGGTTATGGCGGGCAGATGCTCTACATCGTGCCGTCGCTCGATCTCACCGTCGTCATGACCTCGGAAGAGAGCGGTCCGTCTGCCCGAAATGGCTACAGGGACTTGCTGCACGGTCTCTTGGCGGACATCATCGGCTCGGTGCGGGCCGCTTGA